A window from Acropora palmata chromosome 14, jaAcrPala1.3, whole genome shotgun sequence encodes these proteins:
- the LOC141865675 gene encoding protein SpAN-like, with translation MNFLLALSVLCGFAAKLTTVSGLNSTAIPPTTMNATMNVTSSGCSGQLKVYNNFVESPGYPLSYPNNMDCYFWVPINKGKALRIVFDDFNLESESSCR, from the exons ATGAATTTCCTCCTG GCACTGAGTGTTCTTTGTGGTTTTGCCGCTAAACTCACAACAGTCAGCGGCCTCAACTCGACAG CCATACCACCGACGACTATGAATGCGACTATGAATGTCACTTCATCAG gttGTAGTGGACAATTGAAAGTTTACAACAATTTTGTGGAAAGTCCTGGATATCCATTGAGTTATCCAAATAACATGGACTGTTATTTCTGGGTTCCTATTAATAAAGGAAAGGCACTGAGGATTGTATTTGATGATTTCAACTTGGAGTCTGAATCATCTTGCAGGTAA
- the LOC141866918 gene encoding uncharacterized protein LOC141866918: protein MLFSADEFLPVFTTPVLSILFFRYYGYLEIMNENGDSFGKYCGNKTGQAVLVNGNLVVLRFRSGYHGSYGRFRLLFTPVYPFPTSHPNYSQIPPSHGRDPQSQLRKFIANLRDILVQMENVVDNQLGGSSSGNFTKRDHIGRNTDAVKDVETAMKRAGQQKRNLGTVTFEQSKKTAAEVIAKMKDKEDQFKKRAQLDVAKGKSQVEDQMLAKEREESIQKNLFKEEKIGR from the exons ATGCTTTTCTCTGCAGATGAATTCTTACCTGTGTTCACCACACCTGTTTTGTCCATACTTTTCTTTAGGTATTATGGTTATCTGGAGATAATGAATGAAAACGGAGACAGCTTTGGAAAATATTGTGGCAATAAAACTGGACAAGCCGTCCTGGTGAATGGTAACCTTGTTGTTCTAAGATTTCGCTCAGGATATCATGGCAGTTATGGTCGATTTCGGTTGCTTTTCACCCCTGTTTACC CGTTCCCAACAAGCCACCCAAATTATTCACAAATACCTCCCTCACATGGGCGAGATCCTCAAAG tcAACTCAGAAAATTTATTGCTAACCTCCGAGACATCCTCGTTCAG ATGGAAAACGTGGTAGATAACCAACTTGGTGGTTCTTCCTCTGGGAACTTCACCAAACGGGATCACATAG GTCGCAACACTGATGCTGTAAAGGACGTGGAAACTGCCATGAAAAGAGCCGGTCAGCAAAAGCGTAACCTCGGCACAGTGACATTTGAGCAGTCGAAGAAGACGGCTGCTGAAGTAATAGCAAAGATGAAAGATAAGGAAG ATCAATTCAAGAAAAGGGCGCAGTTAGATGTTGCAAAAGGGAAAAGTCAAGTGGAGGATCAAATGCTGGCGAAAGAGAGAGAGGAAAGCATCCAAAAGAACCTGTTCAAAGAAGAGAAGATAGGACGTTGA